One genomic region from Mesorhizobium terrae encodes:
- a CDS encoding carbohydrate kinase family protein — MILCCGEALIDMLPRETTAGEAAFAPYVGGAVFNTAVALGRLDLPAGFFTGISTDFYGDMLRDALVASNVTLDFIKFADLPTTLAFVRLSGGHASYLFYDENTAGRMLVESDLPAVGDAVEAMHFSCVSLIQEPCGATYEALMRREHGKRVMMFDPNIRKNFIKDKPKHLARMKRMLAMADIVKLSDEDLDWFGESGSLEEIAARWLQLGPSLMVVTQGAKGVLAFSKSHAVSVPATPVTVVDTVGAGDTINAGILASLRDQGLLSKQAIATLSEEQIRTMLAFSVKAAAITVSRAGANPPWRRELA; from the coding sequence GCGAAGCGGCCTTCGCGCCTTATGTCGGCGGCGCAGTGTTCAACACGGCGGTCGCGCTCGGCCGGCTCGACCTGCCGGCCGGCTTCTTCACCGGCATCTCGACCGACTTCTATGGCGACATGCTGCGCGACGCGCTGGTTGCCAGCAATGTCACGCTGGATTTCATCAAATTCGCCGACCTGCCGACGACGCTGGCATTCGTGCGCCTCAGCGGCGGCCACGCCAGCTACCTGTTCTACGACGAAAACACCGCCGGCCGCATGTTGGTCGAATCCGACCTGCCAGCAGTCGGCGACGCGGTCGAGGCGATGCATTTTTCCTGCGTCAGCCTGATCCAGGAGCCCTGCGGCGCGACCTACGAGGCGCTGATGCGGCGCGAGCACGGCAAGCGGGTGATGATGTTCGATCCCAACATCCGCAAGAACTTCATCAAGGACAAGCCGAAACACCTAGCCCGCATGAAGCGCATGCTGGCCATGGCCGACATCGTCAAGCTGTCGGACGAGGACCTCGACTGGTTCGGCGAGAGCGGCTCGCTGGAGGAAATCGCCGCGCGCTGGCTACAGCTCGGCCCCAGCCTGATGGTGGTCACGCAGGGCGCCAAGGGTGTGCTGGCCTTTTCGAAGAGCCATGCCGTCTCGGTGCCGGCAACGCCGGTCACCGTCGTCGACACGGTCGGCGCCGGCGACACCATCAATGCCGGCATCCTCGCCTCGCTGCGCGACCAGGGCCTGCTTTCCAAACAGGCGATCGCCACGCTGTCCGAGGAACAGATCCGCACAATGCTTGCCTTCAGCGTCAAAGCTGCCGCCATCACGGTCTCCCGCGCCGGCGCCAATCCGCCCTGGCGGCGCGAACTCGCCTGA
- a CDS encoding DegT/DnrJ/EryC1/StrS family aminotransferase, giving the protein MQFIDLGAQRERIQDRLTQAIDRVVKDGKYILGPQVAEFEAKLADYVGVKHVVACANGTDALLLPLYASGIGPGDAVFVPSFTFAATAEVVALAKAEPVFVDVDAKTYNIDIESLEAAIAMVKAEGRLTPKAIIPVDLFGLSADYDAIMAIAKREKLLVIEDAAQSIGGTADGLKCGAFGHVAGTSFYPAKPLGCYGDGGAMFTNDAALADKLRSFAFHGKGATQYDNVHVGINSRLDTLQAAILIEKLAILEDEMIARQKVAARYAEGLGDIVTAARNLDGSRSAWAQYAIETPKRDGLKAHLQEKGIPSVIYYVKPLHEQVAYRHFPRTPTGLTVSEDLPKRILCLPMHPYLSTSDQDRVIETIRNYIGSNSAQAAE; this is encoded by the coding sequence ATGCAGTTCATCGATCTTGGCGCACAGCGCGAGCGTATCCAGGACCGCCTGACGCAGGCGATCGACCGCGTCGTCAAAGACGGCAAATACATCCTCGGCCCGCAGGTTGCCGAATTCGAAGCCAAGCTCGCCGACTATGTCGGCGTCAAGCATGTGGTGGCCTGCGCCAACGGCACCGACGCGCTGCTCCTGCCGCTCTATGCTTCCGGCATCGGGCCTGGCGACGCCGTGTTCGTGCCGAGCTTCACCTTCGCCGCCACCGCCGAGGTCGTCGCGCTCGCCAAGGCCGAGCCGGTCTTCGTCGATGTCGACGCCAAGACCTACAACATCGACATCGAGAGCCTTGAAGCAGCCATCGCCATGGTCAAGGCCGAGGGCCGCCTGACGCCGAAAGCGATCATCCCGGTCGACCTGTTCGGCCTTTCCGCCGACTACGACGCCATCATGGCGATCGCCAAGCGCGAGAAGCTTCTGGTCATCGAGGACGCCGCCCAGTCGATCGGCGGCACCGCCGACGGTCTCAAATGCGGCGCCTTCGGCCATGTCGCCGGCACCTCCTTCTACCCGGCCAAGCCGCTCGGCTGCTATGGCGATGGCGGCGCCATGTTCACCAACGATGCGGCGCTCGCCGACAAGCTGCGTTCCTTCGCCTTCCACGGCAAGGGCGCGACGCAATACGACAACGTCCATGTCGGCATCAATTCGCGCCTAGACACGCTGCAGGCGGCGATCCTGATCGAGAAGCTCGCCATCCTCGAGGACGAGATGATCGCCCGACAGAAGGTGGCTGCCCGTTATGCCGAAGGCCTCGGCGACATCGTCACCGCCGCGCGCAATCTCGACGGCAGCCGCTCGGCCTGGGCGCAATACGCCATCGAGACGCCGAAGCGCGACGGGCTGAAGGCGCATCTGCAGGAAAAGGGCATTCCCTCGGTCATCTATTACGTGAAGCCGCTGCACGAGCAGGTGGCCTATCGCCACTTCCCGCGCACGCCGACCGGGCTCACCGTGTCGGAAGACCTGCCGAAGCGCATCCTGTGTCTACCCATGCACCCGTATCTCAGCACATCCGACCAGGACCGCGTCATCGAGACGATCCGCAACTATATCGGCTCGAATTCAGCGCAGGCGGCCGAGTAG
- the cysQ gene encoding 3'(2'),5'-bisphosphate nucleotidase CysQ, translated as MLVVFERLALVAGQAIMRIFHEGCAVDAKADASPVTIADREAEVIILAGLRDAYPAIPCVAEEEVSAGILPEALGNAFFLIDPLDGTKEFVKRGNDFTVNIALVRHGAPEVGVVFAPCSGHLYLGRPGRAEVAEVDAGFAVGLRREITVRRAGSPLAVVASRSHRTAETDAYIATLGETEIVSVGSSLKFCLLAQASADVYPRFGRTMEWDTAAGDAVLRAAGGTTQTLDGTPLAYGKRSQPHDADFANPFFIARGR; from the coding sequence ATGCTCGTCGTGTTCGAAAGGCTGGCTCTCGTTGCCGGCCAAGCCATCATGCGCATCTTTCACGAAGGCTGCGCCGTCGATGCCAAGGCCGACGCCTCGCCGGTGACGATCGCCGACCGCGAGGCGGAGGTGATCATCCTGGCTGGCCTGCGCGACGCCTATCCGGCCATTCCTTGCGTGGCGGAAGAAGAGGTCAGCGCCGGCATTTTGCCAGAGGCGCTGGGTAACGCCTTCTTCCTGATCGACCCGCTCGACGGCACCAAGGAGTTCGTCAAGCGCGGCAACGACTTCACCGTCAACATCGCGCTGGTGCGCCATGGCGCGCCGGAAGTCGGCGTGGTCTTCGCGCCCTGTTCGGGGCATCTCTATCTTGGCCGGCCGGGCAGGGCGGAAGTAGCGGAGGTCGATGCCGGTTTCGCTGTCGGTTTGCGGCGCGAGATAACAGTGCGCCGGGCGGGTTCGCCGCTCGCTGTCGTCGCCAGTCGATCGCACCGCACGGCGGAGACCGATGCCTATATCGCGACGCTGGGCGAAACCGAGATCGTCTCGGTGGGATCGTCGCTGAAATTCTGCCTGCTGGCGCAAGCTTCGGCAGACGTCTATCCCCGCTTCGGCCGCACCATGGAATGGGACACAGCGGCAGGCGATGCGGTGCTGCGCGCCGCCGGTGGCACCACGCAGACGCTTGACGGCACGCCACTCGCCTATGGCAAGCGCAGCCAGCCGCACGACGCGGATTTCGCCAACCCGTTCTTTATTGCCCGGGGAAGGTAA